The Halichoerus grypus chromosome 9, mHalGry1.hap1.1, whole genome shotgun sequence genomic sequence GTTTTGGAAAAGAGTGTGGACATGTCACAATGGTCAGGTTAGGGTTAAGTCAGGGGAAGTAGACAGACAAcgaaaaaagggaggaaaagaggaagtgCTAAACTGTAAGGACAGAGTGTGAACAGCTAGAGGAGACAAGGACAGAACGGGAACCGATGATACAAAGACTGTAATCGAGGGTGACGCACTTATTGAGCCAGATGACAGCATTGAGGTCCAGGTGGTTAGTGGGCTCATCCAACATCAGCAGTGTGGGCTCCATGAACAGCGCCCTAGAGGGTGGGGTGGCAGAATGTAGGATCGGGGTAGGAAGGTCTTTGCTCAGAAAACCCCACAGAAcactccttccccatctctcctcAAAGAAGCTCCTGTGCAGGAGATGTAATTGAAAATGTACTACCAGGTAGGGAGGAAAGATCTTGAGTCTGACAATGCAGACGATATGGAAGGAAATAGAAAGCCTTAAAACTCCCTCCTGGCCTTAGAACGGGAAGAAGGGAAAGCCCCCCAGCAGATGGAGGCTGGAAGGGGAAGGGTGGTGATGTGGGTGGCCCACCTGGCCAGGGAGACACGCATGCGCCAACCCCCCGAGAACTTCTGTGTGGGCCGATTCTGCATTTCAGGGTCGAAGCCCAGACCAGCCAGGATCCGCCGGGCTTTGGCCTCTGCAGCTGCTGCCCCGGTCGCCCGCAATTCCTCATACacctggaggagggagaagaggacacATGTCTGAAGGTTCCAGAAACCCCCAAGACTTAGCCCATGTCCCCTGCGCCATCTCCTCTACCTTCTCTAGCCTCTCAGCAGCTGTGTCGTCTCCCTGCTCCAGCTGCCCCTGGAGCCGTCGCTCCTCTTCCAGCAGCTTCAGTCGCTTGGTGTCGGCTCGAAGAACAGCCTGCACGGCTGGCGTCTCATCTGCTACCACCTCTGGGGGGTAAGGGGAAAACAGACAGGTCACCCAGAGAGCCAAGACtcccattccttctttccttcagctCTATTTCTGGTTTGCCTGACCTTGCCCAACACTTTGTACTtgttccaaataaaatattctctagTCTCTCCTCTCCTTAGCATCCATCTCCCTGTCCCCAATCTCCCCCAGAACCCTTGCCCCTCCATAACCGCAATTTCTTCTGTTCTTGGTTGACTCTTCTCCCCCAACTGCCCACCCCTCAGACCCGcttcccctccccaagcccctgtCCCACCACTGGCCTCACCCTGCTCACACAGCAGCACGTCGATGTTGGGAGGGATGCTCAAGGCCCGGTTGGCGATATGCTTGAGGAGAGTGGTCTTGCCCTTGCTGGGGAATGAGAACTACTGGGACCAAGCCACCCCtgaaaaatttcttattttccttccagccccttcccctttacagctccagcccctctcctcaccCATTGGGCCCCACTAGCCCGTAGCGGCGGCCGGCTACGATGTACAGGTCTGCGTTGACAAATAACTCCTTGCCATGGGCCGAGATACTGAACTTTTCCAGCTGTAGTCATCAGGGAAACagtggcagagggaaggaataaGTATATGAGAGCCCCCCTCTCACATGGCAGCTGCAACTTTCTCCCTGCTGAGAAGCCTCTGACAGAGCTCCAGCACGGCCCTCGCCTCACCACACTGGTCTCCTTCCTGTCCACTGCTTTGGACAGCAGTCTCCCAGATTCTAAGCCAGTCTAGCCCATCCCACCCTACTTCGCCCCCAAGGGTGGACCCCTCTACTTCtgttggttttcttattttctcgCTGAAGGTGGCAGAACTCAAGGTATGGAACACGCCTCCAAGCTTTCTTCCAGTGGACTAAGCCACTCATACCTTACTTCCTCGGCTGCCATGGCCTCTCAGGGAAAGGTGGCGCTTCCCTGAGCAAAATGGTTGGGCGGGAGCCCCCTCAGACCTTACCTTAATGTCAGATGCATTTTCTAACATGGCTTGGCGGGAGGACATCTCTGCTTGGGACACGGAGAAATCATTTTCAGCAGCATTGGCTGCTTTTAATGAAGCCACCTGGCGCTCGTACTCCatctgagaaggaaggaaaatcacTTATGAGGCCACTGTCTGCCAGTTATCCATCACAACACAGCCACATGTCatcagccaccaaaaaaaaaagctaacaggATACACTTCTTTCCTTACTCCAACTGTTTTTCTTGCAGTAACCCCCGAAGCTCTCTTTTCTTGCCCTCCCAATTCAGATATCCCCTATTTGAaaacatatgtttttaaagattttaagtaatctctatgcccaaggcggggcttgaagttacaaccccaagatcaagagtcgcatgctctaacgactgagccagccaggtgcactaCCCACACccactgaaatattaaaaaaaaccaaatgctCCTAACTTCGACCAAGGTCTTACCTGTTTCTTtagctttttcttctcctttttgctAAGGTGAGCATAAGGATCATCAGCCTtagactccccttcctcttcttcctcttcttcttcctctgaacCCTGTGAGAACCAGGGGGTGATAAAAAAACAAGAGACTCCTTCTAGAACTCAGATTTCATGTCATTCACCCAGTCCCACAGCTTGTTCCTTCTCCACCCCGAGTCCTGAAATATCTTGCTGGGTGCTCTCGCTCTCATACACACCCCTGGGCTCCCTTGAGTCCTTCAGCCACTTCTGCCACCAGGAATTATATGAGACAAATGGTATGAACATGcatgtataaaatattaacaattctACATACCTACAAATTTAACTACCCATACcactgggagggaggggaatAAATGAAACAGGTTCCTTTCTTCATGTATCAAATGAATTTCTGTGGCTTACATGCTAACATGCAAAGAAAAGGTCCAGGAACCCTAACATACAGCACTGAGTGATCTACGTGAATCCAGAATCAGAAAGCGCTAGAGGTGCAGGGACCTCAGAAATCACTAGATCACACAGACAACTGAGCCCCCTGAGGtgcaaaggtcacacagctggtgaatggcagagccagaaccCAGATCATCTGAAGCTAACACCAGGGTCCTTTCCTCTCTGAATCAAGAGCTGAATGGGGCATGGGCCAAAGCTTACCTGATGCCTATTTTTATACGGCCCACAAGCTAAGAATGGCTTTACATTTTCAAAGAgtcgttttaaaaaaaaagaatatgcatcaGAGATGGTACGGGGTCCACAAAGCCAGTAATGTTTACTATGTAGCCCTTTACAGATGCTTGTCAACTTCTGTAGTAGTAAAAACACCCCCAgattctcctcccctccccaaaacaAGGGCCACAGAGTGCTAGTCCCTCAGCCCATCTTTTCCCAACACCAAAATACACACCTGCTCTGCTTTCTTGGCCTTCTCCTTCCCTTGTCTGGGTGgctccttttcttttgttatttcttcttcttcatcctcctcctcttcattgTCCAGAGCAGCAAATTTATTGTGAGGCTAACAGGGAAGACAGCAGGTCTGATGAAATGTTCTAATTCCTGAGGGCCAGCAGGGGACCCTCCTCCTGCCAATACTCCCTCACCTCGGCCTTCCCCTTtgacttctcttcctttccctttctgccCTTCAGCCCAGGCTGTTGTTCCTCAGATACAGCCTGGAGAACACACACAGACAGAAAATTAATTTACTACCTTGTTGTTtactaagcatttttttttctttaagattttatttatttatttgactgacagagagagcacaagtaggcagagaggcaggcagagggagagggagaagcaggctccccgctgagcagggagcccgacgcggggctcgatcccaggaccctgggatcatgacctgagccaaaggcagccgcttaactgactgagccacccaggcgcccctttactaaGCATTTCTAAGGAATCTAGAACTGGGAATTAACTATACCAAGTGCTGCTGAAGACAAAACGAGATCTAGGAAAACCCTAGCTTCCGGCTTGAGATGAAACAGTGAAGAGCTAATTAGATGATGTTAGCAAAGCTAAGGGACCGTGAAATCAGGAGAACAAGCAATGTGGGTGGGGTGGCACTAGCACTGGAGGGCTTCGAGAGGGCAAATTTTGAGAGGAGATAATGGATGTTGAGCTTGGAAAAGGCATTCgaaggaaaagggaagacacagcataaagaacaaagaaaggcttcagggtgtctggctggctcagttggtagagcatgtgactcttgacttCGGGGTTTTGGATGTAATTGgatataaaaattacttaaaacaaacaaacaaaaacctccaaaaaatGCTTCAAAAGACATAGAAATGAATGCTAAGGTATGAACAGGCTGatctaaaacacacacatggaAGAATCCCAAGTAACCCTGCAGAAGGGTCCAAGTGGAAGAGCAAAGACTTGAGGTCCTTTGTTTCAGATCTTGAGTCTGAAGGCCACAGAATCATTGCAGACTTCTGAGTGATGAGAATAGACATTAAAAAGCTAATGTGATAGTGTCAGGAAGACAGACCTAGAAGAACTTGTtagtttgtatgtatgtatgaatgaatgaattaattaattagcaGGGTtcatgcccagtatggagcccaaagcagggcttgaactcgcggggcttgaacccacgaccctgagaccaagacctgagctgagatcaagagttggatgcttacccaactgaaccacccagacgcccctacaaGAACTGGtttaaaagcaggaaaaggggggcctggctggctcagtcagtggagcatctgactcttgatctcagggttgtgagttcaagccccacttgggtgtagagattacttaaaaataaatcttaaaaaaaataaaaatttaaataaataaacgcagggaaaaaagcaaagcaattaCCACACCACAGCCAGAAGGCGCTACGTGGGGTGGGAGTGACCAGCAGAGCTGCCACTTTCACCTTATTGATCCGATTCTTCTCCAGCTTGGCAGGCTTAGGaggatgtttttcttcttcctcctcacccTCACTCTGATCCTGAATCAGGGCTGCAAAAACATTACCAGCCTAGAGAATGAAAGGGCCGGAGAAGTCAGTGGGATGGTCAAGGTTGcccccttggggtccctgtttaCAACACATATGGCTTACCTTAGTTTTCTTCCCTCCTCGGGGTATGGGGGCAGGGACTGAAATGATAAGGGGAGACGATGAGGTAGGAAATGATTATAATGTCTGGTTCTTCAGTCTAATCCAACTCAAAGATCAAAGAATGAGGCACTTTACTATTCATGATTCAGGGATTCTGGGAACCCATTTCCCCTCAGGTCATTTATTTACCCTCATCCTCCTCATCACTGGCTGGCACAGAGAGCTTCTTAAGACGCTCCATgagctctttctcttctccatcaTCATCCACATCCTTCTTTCGCCGGCCTTTTCGGGTGTCTCGTTTCTTTTTTTGCTGCTGAAAGGAAAACAGAGTAAGACAATGAAGCCCAGTCCCCTGCTGCATCTCTGCCCGAGAGAGTTCCCCATGAGCTCAGGGAACCAATGTGGGCTAGGCAGGGGCTGGTGGATGGACCCCCTGACACTTGAACCTGCTGTTGCTGTTGCTCCTTCTCCTTGAgcactttctcttcttccccagccTGTTTGTCTTCTACAGCTAGCTCCTCAAAGAACTGCAAAGGAATTAAGATACAGGTAAATGTGTCTCTGAGACCAACCAAGCCCTTCTCTGCCACACACAGGCCCACTGACCGTCCAGTCCACTCtcaccttccttcctctcttgacaagatctttcctcctcccttgaaccccccacctccttcacatggccatattctttttttttttttttttttaagattttatttatttgagagagcaaaagtgaggcagatcacaaagggagagggagaagcagactcgctgctgagcagggagcccgatgcaggactcgatcccaggaccctgagatcatgacctgagctgaaggcagatgcttaaccaactgagccacccaggtgtcccacatgGCCATATTTTGATTGGAAACACCCGTGGTCGTTTCTCACCCACAACCCTCATTTCCTCACcgtttttttggtctttttgtccttcttccccttcttcaccACTTTGTCTAGAAGGTT encodes the following:
- the ABCF1 gene encoding ATP-binding cassette sub-family F member 1 isoform X1 — encoded protein: MPKGPKQQPPEPEWIGDGESTSPTDKVVKKGKKDKKTKKTFFEELAVEDKQAGEEEKVLKEKEQQQQQQQKKKRDTRKGRRKKDVDDDGEEKELMERLKKLSVPASDEEDEVPAPIPRGGKKTKAGNVFAALIQDQSEGEEEEEKHPPKPAKLEKNRINKAVSEEQQPGLKGRKGKEEKSKGKAEPHNKFAALDNEEEEDEEEEITKEKEPPRQGKEKAKKAEQGSEEEEEEEEEGESKADDPYAHLSKKEKKKLKKQMEYERQVASLKAANAAENDFSVSQAEMSSRQAMLENASDIKLEKFSISAHGKELFVNADLYIVAGRRYGLVGPNGKGKTTLLKHIANRALSIPPNIDVLLCEQEVVADETPAVQAVLRADTKRLKLLEEERRLQGQLEQGDDTAAERLEKVYEELRATGAAAAEAKARRILAGLGFDPEMQNRPTQKFSGGWRMRVSLARALFMEPTLLMLDEPTNHLDLNAVIWLNNYLQGWRKTLLIVSHDQGFLDDVCTDIIHLDAQRLHYYRGNYMTFKKMYQQKQKELLKQYEKQEKKLKELKAGGKSTKQAEKQTKEALTRKQQKCRRKNQDEESQEAPELLKRPKDYTVRFTFPNPPPLSPPVLGLHGVTFGYEGQKPLFKNLDFGIDMDSRICIVGPNGVGKSTLLLLLTGKLTPTRGEMRKNHRLKIGFFNQQYAEQLRMEETPTEYLQRGFNLPYQDARKCLGRFGLESHAHTIQICKLSGGQKARVVFAELACREPDVLILDEPTNNLDIESIDALGEAINEYKGAVIVVSHDARLITETNCQLWVVEEQSVSQIDGDFEDYKREVLEALGEVMVNRPRE
- the ABCF1 gene encoding ATP-binding cassette sub-family F member 1 isoform X2; translated protein: MPKGPKQQPPEPEWIGDGESTSPTDKVVKKGKKDKKTKKTFFEELAVEDKQAGEEEKVLKEKEQQQQQQKKKRDTRKGRRKKDVDDDGEEKELMERLKKLSVPASDEEDEVPAPIPRGGKKTKAGNVFAALIQDQSEGEEEEEKHPPKPAKLEKNRINKAVSEEQQPGLKGRKGKEEKSKGKAEPHNKFAALDNEEEEDEEEEITKEKEPPRQGKEKAKKAEQGSEEEEEEEEEGESKADDPYAHLSKKEKKKLKKQMEYERQVASLKAANAAENDFSVSQAEMSSRQAMLENASDIKLEKFSISAHGKELFVNADLYIVAGRRYGLVGPNGKGKTTLLKHIANRALSIPPNIDVLLCEQEVVADETPAVQAVLRADTKRLKLLEEERRLQGQLEQGDDTAAERLEKVYEELRATGAAAAEAKARRILAGLGFDPEMQNRPTQKFSGGWRMRVSLARALFMEPTLLMLDEPTNHLDLNAVIWLNNYLQGWRKTLLIVSHDQGFLDDVCTDIIHLDAQRLHYYRGNYMTFKKMYQQKQKELLKQYEKQEKKLKELKAGGKSTKQAEKQTKEALTRKQQKCRRKNQDEESQEAPELLKRPKDYTVRFTFPNPPPLSPPVLGLHGVTFGYEGQKPLFKNLDFGIDMDSRICIVGPNGVGKSTLLLLLTGKLTPTRGEMRKNHRLKIGFFNQQYAEQLRMEETPTEYLQRGFNLPYQDARKCLGRFGLESHAHTIQICKLSGGQKARVVFAELACREPDVLILDEPTNNLDIESIDALGEAINEYKGAVIVVSHDARLITETNCQLWVVEEQSVSQIDGDFEDYKREVLEALGEVMVNRPRE